A section of the Flaviflexus equikiangi genome encodes:
- a CDS encoding DoxX family protein, with protein sequence MNSRERSRFYVGTALGLFVLFAGIAHLTFAREEFNAQVPGWMPIDDAFVVAASGVVEILLGAAMLLFPRHRKWSSIALALFFIAIFPGNIAQYVDGVDAFGLDTDTKRFARLFFQPVLVAGALWSAGFPRTRGDDAASDAPDR encoded by the coding sequence ATGAACTCCCGTGAACGTTCACGCTTCTACGTCGGCACCGCACTTGGCCTCTTCGTCCTCTTCGCCGGGATCGCCCACCTCACGTTCGCGCGGGAGGAATTCAACGCACAAGTCCCGGGTTGGATGCCGATCGACGACGCGTTCGTGGTCGCTGCCTCCGGAGTGGTCGAGATCCTGCTCGGTGCGGCGATGCTCCTCTTCCCACGCCACCGGAAATGGTCGAGCATCGCTCTCGCGCTCTTCTTCATCGCGATCTTCCCCGGGAATATCGCCCAATATGTCGATGGCGTCGACGCCTTCGGGCTCGACACGGACACGAAGCGTTTCGCCCGTCTCTTCTTCCAGCCCGTCCTCGTTGCCGGGGCGCTCTGGTCGGCAGGGTTTCCCCGGACACGTGGAGACGACGCAGCATCAGACGCACCGGATCGATAG
- a CDS encoding serine hydrolase domain-containing protein — protein MNHVVDPESVGMSSAYLENIDRLVDSHMSENAYQGMVVLVARHGKICYHKAFGKADENVPMKTDSIFRLASMSKVPTAVAVMQLWDRGLISLADPISKYIPAFADVKVAELDNWGVVKLVPPKREITIHHLLSMTAGMTNTWWYDLFTPPNYRVVPKLYAEAGLMDDLNAPPITLESNIEKLAGLPLMSHPGEAFDYSNNSVDTLCRLVEVVSGMDFDTYLRTNIFEPLGMNETWFFPPQETWDRIAAVYWAGRDEKQQGTSPLGLGNLGPDYTFSEHKTYFSGAGGLHGTAEDYFKFAQMLLNKGELDGVRIVSRAAVEQMTSNQIGDLTNWQLTQNKWGYQLDLQDDVNAPEGSIHYLGGKGAYSWQGFFSTKFVNNPERDTVILTLTTPGFDGALPHNLRIIAAANAAVID, from the coding sequence GTGAATCACGTCGTAGATCCCGAGAGCGTGGGAATGTCCAGTGCCTACCTGGAGAACATCGACAGGCTCGTCGACAGCCACATGAGCGAGAACGCCTACCAGGGAATGGTCGTCCTCGTCGCAAGGCACGGCAAGATCTGTTACCACAAGGCGTTCGGCAAGGCAGATGAGAATGTTCCCATGAAGACGGACAGCATCTTCCGCCTCGCGTCGATGTCGAAAGTGCCGACCGCTGTGGCCGTCATGCAGCTGTGGGATCGGGGCCTGATCTCGCTGGCAGATCCCATCTCCAAATACATTCCAGCATTTGCCGACGTCAAGGTGGCCGAGCTCGATAACTGGGGCGTCGTCAAGCTCGTCCCGCCCAAGCGCGAGATCACGATCCATCACCTGCTGTCCATGACAGCCGGGATGACGAACACCTGGTGGTACGACCTGTTCACCCCGCCCAACTACCGCGTCGTGCCGAAGCTTTACGCCGAGGCGGGCCTCATGGACGACCTCAACGCACCGCCGATCACGCTCGAAAGCAACATCGAGAAGCTGGCGGGCCTTCCCCTTATGTCCCACCCGGGTGAGGCCTTCGACTATTCGAACAACAGCGTCGACACCCTGTGCCGCCTCGTCGAGGTGGTGTCGGGGATGGACTTCGACACCTACCTGCGTACGAATATCTTCGAGCCGCTCGGCATGAACGAGACATGGTTCTTCCCGCCGCAGGAGACGTGGGATCGGATCGCAGCCGTCTACTGGGCGGGACGAGACGAGAAGCAGCAGGGCACGTCCCCCCTGGGCCTCGGCAACCTCGGACCCGACTACACATTCAGCGAGCACAAGACGTACTTCAGCGGTGCCGGCGGTCTACACGGCACGGCAGAGGACTATTTCAAGTTCGCCCAGATGCTCCTCAACAAGGGTGAGCTGGACGGTGTCCGCATCGTCAGCCGTGCCGCAGTCGAACAGATGACGAGCAACCAGATCGGGGACCTCACGAACTGGCAGCTCACGCAGAACAAGTGGGGCTACCAGCTGGACCTGCAAGACGACGTCAACGCTCCGGAGGGATCGATCCACTACCTCGGAGGAAAGGGAGCCTACAGCTGGCAGGGCTTCTTCAGCACGAAGTTCGTCAACAATCCCGAACGCGACACGGTGATCCTGACCCTGACCACGCCGGGCTTCGATGGGGCGCTGCCCCACAACCTGCGCATCATCGCCGCAGCGAACGCGGCCGTTATCGACTGA
- a CDS encoding type I restriction endonuclease subunit R: MTPTGPEYFYVEKPSIDLLSKLGWTPVDAYQETLGPKGSLGRDSQRDVVLAHRLRVAMRELNPAHVPDASISEAIEVIAKDRSVMDRVRANREFHDLLRDGYRAEWMDGLGEKQIETLRYVDFTDPLNNELLAVQQLWVKGNLHNRRLDLALFVNGIPLVLMEFKEPNESVKTAYDSNLTDYRDTIPQLFVPNCFVLLSNGSEAKVGSTYSPWEFFNDWKVIDAHGARGAIALETALRGTCEPAVLLDLVENFVAYMERPGGLVKVIARSHQYLGVNAAIENLHRARAEQDKRLGVFWHTQGSGKSLSMLWFTQKVLRQIPGKWTFVMVTDRAELDTQLHGEFADAGAISPEARVHAETGAHLRDLLAADHRYVFTLIQKFQPSKALGERQMPVLSSRSDVIVITDEAHRSQYDTLVLNMRAALPNASMMGFTGTPLITGEEQATREQFGDYVSIYNFKDAIDDGATVPLYYENRIPELQLINENFSEDLNQLLEDAEIDEEAEGQLARAFGTQYTLLTRPERLKTIAKDLVAHFVGRGFSGKAMYVGLDKAAAVRMYNLVQETWVEYLAEIRAEHDALPELERPWLASRIELMESTDMAVVVSQSQNELKILDDLGLDIRPHRERMNREDLAEKFKDSKVPLRLVFVCAMWMTGFDAPSVSTVYLDRPMRNHTLMQTIARANRVFPEKDNGLIVDYVGVFRNLEKALAIYGAVEAGTSPIEIIDELARELDIAMVEVFTFCSVVGVDLAAMRDAEGFDHIAKRDAAVEALLVDAETRMEFQQRARQVRKLFKALLPDPKAAAQQRSVAAVRVLAERIAEVTRPPGIDVSAVADAVDALLDRSVGAEEYVIRAATEGSKPDPLIDLSQIDFEGLAAKFAGRKRAETDRLAQLLRQQAIASATRNPTRYELVERIEKLIDAYNAGSLNIDEYLRRLIELSKNLSAEEERAVREGLSEEELAVFDLLTQPDPVLTDEERETVKASAKMLLQRLHEKLVQDWRRKIDVMNDVDSTIRQVLDQELPVDPYTPELFTSKVEQVFEHVLTTYGDNGESAYSTNIDIPWTVPSSDFDDGPFDVDRIADDVIARMYVDPDFAAHVAAQLKYH; encoded by the coding sequence ATGACACCCACGGGACCAGAGTACTTTTACGTTGAGAAGCCAAGCATCGACTTGTTGTCCAAGTTGGGTTGGACGCCTGTCGACGCGTATCAAGAGACGCTTGGCCCAAAGGGCAGTTTAGGGCGTGATTCCCAGAGAGACGTGGTGCTGGCTCATAGGCTTCGGGTGGCGATGCGCGAGTTAAACCCAGCGCATGTACCGGACGCCTCGATCAGCGAGGCGATCGAGGTTATTGCCAAGGACCGCTCGGTCATGGACCGGGTGCGCGCTAACCGTGAGTTCCACGACTTACTGCGTGACGGCTACCGGGCCGAGTGGATGGACGGCCTCGGTGAGAAGCAGATTGAGACCCTCCGCTACGTTGACTTCACTGATCCGTTGAACAATGAACTCTTGGCTGTTCAGCAATTGTGGGTCAAGGGAAATTTGCACAATCGTCGATTGGATCTCGCGTTATTCGTCAATGGAATTCCGTTGGTTCTCATGGAGTTCAAAGAACCGAACGAATCGGTTAAGACGGCATATGACTCCAATCTGACCGACTATCGCGACACCATTCCGCAGCTGTTTGTACCTAACTGCTTTGTGCTGCTATCTAATGGCAGTGAAGCCAAGGTGGGGTCAACTTATTCTCCGTGGGAGTTCTTCAATGACTGGAAGGTCATCGACGCTCACGGCGCCCGTGGAGCGATTGCGTTAGAAACAGCGCTTCGCGGAACGTGTGAGCCAGCGGTACTGCTGGACCTTGTGGAGAACTTCGTTGCGTACATGGAGCGACCAGGCGGCCTCGTCAAGGTCATTGCGCGCTCGCACCAGTACCTTGGTGTCAACGCTGCGATCGAGAACCTGCACCGGGCGCGTGCTGAGCAAGACAAGCGCCTGGGTGTCTTCTGGCACACTCAAGGGTCGGGCAAGTCGCTGTCGATGTTGTGGTTTACGCAGAAGGTCTTGCGTCAAATTCCTGGCAAGTGGACCTTTGTCATGGTGACCGACCGTGCCGAGCTTGATACTCAGCTGCATGGTGAGTTTGCCGACGCAGGAGCGATTTCTCCAGAAGCAAGAGTTCATGCCGAAACCGGTGCGCACCTTCGTGATCTGCTCGCCGCTGATCATCGGTATGTGTTCACGTTGATCCAGAAGTTTCAGCCGTCTAAAGCGCTGGGGGAGCGGCAGATGCCGGTCCTGTCTTCACGATCAGACGTCATCGTCATCACCGACGAGGCGCACCGCAGTCAATATGACACGCTTGTGTTGAATATGCGCGCGGCACTGCCGAACGCGTCGATGATGGGCTTTACGGGAACACCTCTGATCACCGGCGAAGAGCAAGCGACCCGAGAACAGTTCGGCGACTACGTCAGCATCTACAACTTCAAGGATGCGATCGATGACGGTGCGACAGTCCCGCTTTATTACGAGAACCGCATTCCCGAGCTACAACTGATAAACGAGAACTTCTCTGAGGACCTCAACCAGCTACTCGAAGACGCGGAAATTGACGAGGAAGCTGAGGGGCAGCTCGCGCGCGCCTTCGGTACGCAGTACACGTTGTTGACGCGTCCTGAGCGTTTGAAGACCATTGCGAAGGACTTGGTTGCTCACTTCGTAGGTCGTGGCTTCAGCGGCAAAGCAATGTATGTCGGCTTGGACAAGGCTGCCGCGGTACGAATGTACAACCTTGTCCAAGAAACTTGGGTTGAATACCTGGCTGAGATCAGGGCCGAACACGATGCCCTTCCCGAGCTCGAACGACCCTGGTTGGCCTCCCGTATTGAGCTTATGGAGTCCACCGACATGGCAGTGGTCGTCTCTCAAAGTCAAAATGAGCTGAAAATACTCGATGATTTGGGTCTCGACATCAGGCCGCATCGCGAGAGGATGAACCGTGAAGACCTTGCCGAAAAATTCAAAGACTCCAAGGTCCCACTCCGTCTAGTCTTTGTTTGCGCGATGTGGATGACTGGCTTTGACGCCCCGAGTGTCTCGACGGTCTATCTTGATCGGCCGATGCGTAACCACACACTGATGCAGACCATCGCGCGCGCCAACCGCGTGTTCCCCGAGAAGGACAATGGTCTGATCGTTGACTACGTGGGTGTCTTCCGCAATTTGGAAAAGGCACTGGCGATTTACGGAGCGGTCGAGGCGGGCACATCACCAATTGAGATCATCGATGAGTTAGCTCGCGAACTGGACATCGCTATGGTTGAGGTGTTCACTTTCTGCTCCGTTGTAGGCGTTGACCTGGCCGCAATGCGCGATGCCGAAGGATTCGACCACATCGCAAAGCGTGACGCCGCTGTTGAAGCGCTCCTGGTCGATGCAGAAACACGTATGGAATTCCAGCAGCGGGCACGGCAAGTGCGGAAGCTTTTCAAAGCACTCCTACCAGACCCTAAAGCGGCAGCTCAGCAACGTAGTGTCGCCGCTGTGCGGGTTCTCGCAGAACGCATCGCAGAAGTTACCCGCCCACCGGGAATTGACGTCAGCGCGGTGGCAGATGCCGTGGACGCTCTGCTAGATCGGTCTGTCGGCGCTGAGGAATACGTGATCCGGGCTGCTACTGAAGGCTCCAAGCCTGACCCGCTGATCGACTTGTCGCAGATCGACTTCGAAGGCTTGGCTGCCAAGTTCGCTGGACGTAAGCGGGCAGAAACGGATCGACTGGCGCAGTTATTGCGCCAGCAAGCTATTGCTTCAGCTACTCGCAACCCAACCCGCTACGAGTTGGTGGAGCGAATCGAGAAGCTGATTGACGCATACAATGCAGGCAGTTTGAACATCGACGAGTACCTGCGCCGGCTCATCGAACTCTCCAAGAATCTGTCCGCTGAAGAGGAACGGGCAGTCCGTGAGGGGCTGTCCGAAGAAGAGCTAGCTGTTTTCGACCTGCTGACTCAACCGGATCCCGTCCTGACAGACGAGGAAAGAGAAACAGTCAAAGCAAGCGCAAAAATGCTCCTTCAACGACTACACGAGAAACTCGTTCAAGATTGGCGTCGCAAGATCGACGTGATGAATGATGTCGACAGCACCATCCGACAAGTACTGGACCAAGAGCTACCGGTGGATCCCTACACGCCAGAGCTTTTCACTTCCAAAGTGGAGCAGGTCTTTGAGCACGTGCTGACTACATATGGGGATAACGGTGAGAGTGCGTACAGCACAAACATCGACATTCCGTGGACTGTACCGTCCTCTGACTTCGACGACGGCCCGTTCGATGTCGACAGAATCGCTGATGATGTGATTGCGCGCATGTACGTTGATCCTGACTTTGCGGCGCATGTCGCAGCGCAACTGAAGTACCACTGA
- a CDS encoding restriction endonuclease subunit S — protein MSEWAKVAVHEVADVFDGPHATPPKTEDGPYYLSISSLNSGRFDLSRSAHLSNADLPRWTKRVAPRPGDTLFSYETRLGEAAYWEYDMPAALGRRMGLLRPKLGVVEPRYLLYAYLGPQFQEVIRQKTLSGATVERISVGDMPSWPILLPSRDTQGKILNIVGSVDDLIENNRRRVEILEEMARAIYREWFVKFRYPGYEDVPMVDSEVGPIPEGWTVGVIDNLVRVVRDTIIPSTIDPATPAVGLEHIPRRRLTLDDWSTATEQGSRKTVFMSGDLLFGKIRPYFHKVSLAPVDGISSTDAIVIRPKVEHWGQSVMVLSSDEIIAHATQTSNGTKMPRADWKVLGQWPVAVPPEELAIQFSERMRDHLGLAKTLMFENRKLSDLRDLLLPKLVTGQIDVSSLDLDALIAEQVT, from the coding sequence ATGAGCGAGTGGGCAAAGGTTGCTGTCCATGAGGTTGCGGACGTTTTCGACGGGCCACATGCAACTCCGCCAAAAACTGAGGACGGCCCTTACTACTTGAGTATTTCGTCGCTTAACAGCGGGCGGTTTGACCTATCGCGGTCGGCCCACCTTTCGAACGCGGACCTCCCGCGATGGACCAAGAGGGTGGCTCCGAGGCCGGGGGATACGCTGTTCTCCTACGAGACGCGCCTGGGCGAAGCCGCTTATTGGGAGTACGACATGCCGGCTGCGCTTGGTCGACGGATGGGTCTTTTGAGGCCGAAACTCGGAGTTGTCGAGCCACGTTATCTGCTTTACGCATACCTTGGCCCTCAGTTTCAAGAAGTAATTCGACAGAAGACCTTGTCAGGCGCGACAGTCGAGCGTATCTCCGTTGGTGACATGCCATCCTGGCCCATTTTACTTCCTTCACGTGACACCCAGGGAAAGATTCTCAACATTGTCGGCAGTGTGGACGACCTCATCGAGAACAATCGTCGTCGGGTTGAGATTCTGGAAGAGATGGCGCGGGCCATCTACCGTGAGTGGTTCGTGAAGTTCCGTTATCCCGGCTATGAGGACGTGCCGATGGTCGACTCGGAAGTCGGCCCAATTCCGGAGGGCTGGACGGTGGGTGTGATTGACAACCTTGTGCGCGTCGTAAGGGACACAATCATTCCTTCCACAATTGATCCCGCTACGCCAGCTGTGGGTCTTGAGCACATACCTAGAAGACGGTTGACACTCGATGACTGGAGCACCGCGACAGAGCAGGGCAGTCGCAAGACAGTTTTTATGAGTGGAGACTTGCTATTTGGAAAAATCCGGCCGTATTTTCACAAAGTCAGTTTGGCTCCCGTCGACGGAATCAGCTCAACGGACGCCATCGTTATCAGACCGAAAGTTGAACATTGGGGGCAATCGGTGATGGTTCTATCCAGTGACGAAATCATTGCACATGCAACGCAAACGTCCAATGGGACTAAGATGCCCCGAGCGGACTGGAAAGTGCTCGGACAGTGGCCCGTTGCTGTTCCACCGGAAGAATTGGCTATCCAATTCAGCGAACGGATGCGCGATCATTTGGGGCTGGCGAAGACACTCATGTTTGAGAACCGAAAATTGTCCGACTTACGCGACCTCCTTTTACCAAAGCTGGTTACCGGTCAGATCGACGTCTCATCGCTCGACTTGGATGCGTTGATTGCGGAGCAGGTGACGTAA
- a CDS encoding class I SAM-dependent DNA methyltransferase: protein MKTTDLAKVRNTLWAAADELRANSKLTPGQYRDPVLGLVFLAYAENRFETIRTEVEAKATPRNPATISDYKAKSVLYVPDESRLSNLVNLPEGQDVGKATDEAIKAIEVANPELKDILPRGYQKLERSTLIELLRLFAPLPTQLEGDAFGFIYEDFLSHFAAQEGKGGGEYFTPYSIVRLIVEILEPFQGRVFDPACGSGGMFVQCAKFVERHHESATRKLSVFGQEKTEDTVPLAKMNLALHGLSGDIRQANSYYEDPHNAVGAFDYVMANPPFNVDKIKKDQLAGDKRFPFGLPKTDNGNFLWIQQFYAALSPKGRAGFVMANSAGDAGYSEKEIRKQLVESGAVDVMVAISSNFFYTVTLPVTLWFLDKAKVGSPREDTVLFLDARHIFRQIDRAHRDFTADQIEFLANIVRLYRGEEVETSDGSETLLKENFPDGQYVDVGGLCKVATLTEIEAQGWSLNPGRYTGTALVDESDVDFMGDLERLHEEFTKLSDEADVLRAKVDAAVQGILGA from the coding sequence GTGAAAACGACTGATCTCGCAAAGGTGCGCAATACACTCTGGGCGGCTGCTGATGAGCTGCGCGCAAATTCCAAACTAACTCCTGGCCAGTACCGCGATCCCGTGCTCGGATTGGTGTTTCTTGCCTATGCGGAGAACAGGTTCGAGACCATTCGAACCGAGGTTGAAGCAAAGGCTACGCCGCGCAACCCCGCGACGATATCTGACTACAAGGCAAAATCGGTGTTGTACGTCCCGGATGAGTCGCGCTTGTCGAACCTCGTCAATCTTCCTGAGGGGCAGGACGTTGGTAAGGCGACCGACGAAGCAATTAAAGCCATCGAGGTCGCCAATCCGGAACTGAAGGACATTCTTCCTCGCGGTTACCAGAAGCTTGAGCGATCCACACTGATCGAGCTACTTCGTCTCTTTGCACCGCTGCCAACGCAGCTCGAAGGCGATGCGTTCGGGTTCATCTACGAAGACTTCCTGTCGCACTTCGCTGCCCAAGAAGGCAAGGGTGGCGGAGAGTACTTCACGCCGTACTCTATAGTTCGACTCATCGTCGAGATCTTAGAACCGTTCCAGGGCCGCGTATTTGACCCTGCATGTGGCTCGGGTGGCATGTTTGTCCAATGTGCGAAGTTCGTCGAGCGCCATCACGAATCCGCTACTCGCAAGCTCTCGGTCTTCGGTCAGGAGAAAACCGAAGATACGGTCCCACTTGCCAAAATGAACCTTGCGCTGCATGGACTGTCAGGTGACATTCGCCAGGCAAACAGCTACTACGAAGACCCCCACAATGCTGTGGGTGCTTTCGACTACGTGATGGCAAACCCGCCATTCAATGTCGACAAGATCAAGAAGGATCAGCTCGCCGGTGATAAGCGGTTCCCGTTCGGTCTGCCAAAGACTGACAACGGCAATTTCCTTTGGATCCAGCAGTTCTATGCAGCCCTTTCGCCGAAAGGTCGTGCTGGCTTCGTCATGGCTAACTCGGCCGGCGATGCAGGCTACTCGGAAAAGGAGATCCGCAAACAGCTCGTCGAGTCCGGGGCCGTCGACGTCATGGTCGCGATTAGCTCCAATTTCTTCTACACCGTCACACTGCCGGTGACGCTGTGGTTCCTGGACAAGGCTAAGGTCGGCTCGCCGCGCGAGGATACCGTACTATTCTTAGACGCTCGGCACATCTTCCGCCAGATTGATCGGGCGCATCGTGACTTCACGGCAGACCAGATCGAGTTTTTGGCCAACATCGTGCGGCTCTACCGCGGCGAAGAGGTTGAGACCTCGGACGGCAGCGAGACCCTGTTGAAGGAGAATTTTCCCGACGGGCAGTATGTCGATGTCGGCGGTCTCTGCAAGGTCGCCACTCTTACCGAGATTGAAGCACAGGGGTGGAGCCTCAATCCCGGCCGATACACCGGCACCGCTCTCGTCGACGAGAGCGACGTCGACTTCATGGGCGACCTCGAAAGGTTACATGAGGAGTTCACCAAACTGAGCGACGAGGCCGACGTGCTTCGCGCGAAGGTGGATGCCGCGGTTCAAGGAATTCTTGGCGCATGA
- a CDS encoding AAA family ATPase has product MEDSSLVMVDANAKGILGEYEHDFSIGSHDEFVILYGPNGVGKTKFLEIIHALSRLLAFRLEKLPFDSACLTYSDGSQLSVERRTDEEEPSEVSITFTLARPGNDDLVWDYIDDDVVEFVRKHSPYEQLTEELWQDPSNGEILHFDEIRALYAPRIRTLKSGQNTVPAELKAFVSRVPSFLIETQRLQTDERKRRDEPQWFARSRERRQARSRISEQAQQISSLLNDAQTEHSRITQRLDRTFPNRVLLAARQERALDASAIRERYDVQNDFRSRLGRVASVSLDEELSLPPDGELESWALALLDLYLEDAHTKLEPFNELLDKIELLEQIINGRLLKKDLAVTDKEGLAVVHSETGRRIHLESLSSGEQHEIILMIDLLFHVPKGAVVLIDEPEISLHVAWQLAFIPDVRKIAELVGFRFIVATHSPQIINDDWDRAKRLGPKEVPFE; this is encoded by the coding sequence ATGGAAGATTCTTCACTGGTCATGGTTGACGCCAATGCAAAAGGCATCCTGGGCGAGTATGAGCACGACTTCTCGATTGGATCGCATGATGAGTTTGTGATCCTTTATGGACCCAACGGCGTGGGAAAGACAAAGTTCCTGGAGATCATTCACGCTCTCAGTAGGTTGCTGGCCTTCCGCCTTGAGAAGCTGCCCTTTGATTCGGCTTGTTTGACGTATTCCGACGGGTCTCAGCTCTCTGTCGAGCGGCGCACAGATGAGGAGGAGCCGTCTGAAGTTTCAATAACGTTCACGCTTGCTAGGCCGGGAAATGACGATCTCGTCTGGGATTACATCGACGACGATGTTGTTGAGTTTGTTCGCAAGCATTCGCCTTACGAGCAACTCACAGAGGAGCTCTGGCAGGATCCTTCCAACGGAGAGATCCTCCACTTCGATGAGATTCGAGCTCTGTATGCACCTCGAATCAGGACGTTGAAGTCCGGCCAGAACACGGTTCCAGCCGAGTTGAAAGCTTTCGTCTCACGAGTACCAAGCTTCCTAATCGAGACGCAGCGTCTGCAAACTGATGAACGCAAGCGCCGTGATGAGCCACAGTGGTTCGCGAGATCTCGCGAAAGACGACAAGCTCGCTCCAGGATTTCCGAGCAGGCACAGCAGATTAGTTCTTTGCTGAATGACGCGCAAACGGAGCATTCTCGAATAACGCAACGTTTGGATAGGACGTTTCCGAACAGAGTCCTTCTAGCAGCCAGGCAAGAACGAGCCCTGGACGCGTCTGCAATTCGCGAGAGATATGACGTCCAAAATGATTTCCGCAGCAGGCTCGGAAGGGTCGCGTCGGTTTCCCTCGATGAAGAACTTTCCCTTCCGCCAGATGGAGAACTCGAATCATGGGCACTTGCCCTACTCGACCTCTACCTCGAGGATGCACACACGAAGCTGGAGCCCTTCAACGAACTACTCGACAAGATCGAACTTCTTGAGCAGATCATCAATGGCCGTCTCCTGAAGAAGGACCTGGCCGTCACTGATAAAGAAGGACTAGCTGTCGTACACTCCGAGACAGGTAGACGGATCCACCTCGAATCCCTGTCCTCTGGAGAGCAGCACGAGATCATCCTGATGATCGACTTGCTATTCCACGTCCCGAAGGGTGCGGTGGTGCTCATCGACGAACCCGAGATCTCGCTCCACGTTGCTTGGCAGCTAGCGTTCATTCCTGATGTCAGGAAGATCGCGGAGCTTGTCGGCTTTAGATTTATCGTTGCTACGCATTCACCTCAGATCATCAATGACGATTGGGACCGTGCAAAGCGCCTGGGTCCCAAGGAGGTGCCCTTCGAGTGA